A stretch of the Uranotaenia lowii strain MFRU-FL chromosome 3, ASM2978415v1, whole genome shotgun sequence genome encodes the following:
- the LOC129752145 gene encoding uncharacterized protein LOC129752145 codes for MASSFHDRLPKIDLLKFSGDGSRWILFRDNFLSMIHCNEDIPIINKLQYLMQSLEGEARKPFESVDTQVDNYASTWDALKKRYDNQRFLRNKLFRGLYNLLPIQHESAQDLNLLVDDFQRHVKTLGKLGEPIEHWVTPLIFILSNMLGSATIRAWEQDTRQKDEVKYDELFEFLIHQVRMLKSVDSNLQHRSSVPTVSKVAGQIPKKPVPIRPVVNTATSETQSNTLPCHCCLKTHPLYQCPSFSNLSSSQRRELVTQHSLCWNCFHANHRARSCKSKFLSRICQAKQLTMLHDHQIAHPQQLSTETPLSVHANLGPISLLVVDRYGRNIPARALLDSAAMSNFITKKLGNKLATRQSPVDIAVAGIGESVKRIKHKLATKIVSRNSDFSTTLDILVMKKPTSHLPTSLIDTTAWKMPKVPLAEPPFNVPATIDMIIGGECYHELHTGVRHSLGDYFPFLVDTLFGWTVSGKVDSNSTTAPRACFLSTVDQTRETIPGEFQPMETADGSLRMEAEPSTIQIHDQGYAAHHSRSKDPQTTLGDDEANATHRNSTRDTHHKIPGSNGRFGMAHRSDLVEDYKPHCYLPNHPVLNEASKTTNERVVFNASCGLNSGYALKDTLLVGSVVLQNSLSATYLRATKTNDEGEDAACESCCYVVPLASVTVME; via the exons ATGGCTTCCAGTTTCCATGATCGGCTGCCGAAAATCGATCTTCTGAAATTTAGTGGAGATGGATCGCGTTGGATCTTGTTCCGTGACAACTTTCTCTCGATGATCCACTGCAACGAGGACATACCGATCATCAACAAGCTGCAGTATCTGATGCAGTCGCTGGAAGGGGAGGCAAGAAAACCGTTCGAGTCTGTGGATACCCAAGTCGATAACTATGCGTCGACGTGGGACGCATTGAAAAAGCGTTACGACAACCAGCGATTCCTCAGAAATAAGCTGTTCCGAGGCCTGTACAACCTTCTACCGATCCAGCATGAGTCAGCACAAGACCTCAACTTACTGGTTGATGATTTCCAGCGACACGTTAAGACTTTGGGAAAGTTGGGCGAACCGATCGAGCATTGGGTCACTCCGCTCATCTTCATCCTTTCAAACATGTTGGGTTCGGCGACGATTCGTGCATGGGAGCAAGATACTCGACAGAAGGACGAGGTGAAATACGACGAGCTCTTCGAGTTTCTCATCCACCAGGTCCGGATGTTGAAATCCGTGGATAGCAATCTCCAACATCGTTCCTCAGTGCCCACCGTTTCCAAGGTGGCCGGGCAAATCCCGAAGAAACCAGTTCCCATCCGACCTGTCGTGAACACAGCTACGTCCGAAACTCAATCCAATACTTTGCCATGCCACTGTTGTTTGAAAACACATCCGCTTTACCAATGTCCATCATTTTCGAACCTGTCAAGCTCCCAACGGCGAGAGCTTGTGACACAGCACAGTCTTTGCTGGAATTGCTTTCACGCAAACCACCGGGCAAGATCCTGCAAATCCAAGTTTCTGAGCAGGATTTGTCAAGCAAAACAACTCACCATGTTGCACGACCACCAAATAGCACATCCACAGCAACTCTCTACTGAAACACCACTTTCCGTACACGCGAATCTAGGCCCAA TCTCGCTATTAGTAGTTGACCGATACGGTAGAAATATTCCTGCTAGAGCTCTGCTAGATTCTGCAGCGATGTCCAACTTCATCACCAAGAAGCTGGGGAACAAACTCGCCACCCGTCAAAGCCCCGTGGACATCGCAGTTGCCGGAATTGGAGAGTCAGTGAAGCGCATCAAGCACAAGTTAGCTACCAAGATCGTATCCAGGAACAGCGACTTCTCCACCACTCTCGATATCCTCGTCATGAAGAAGCCAACCTCCCATCTTCCCACATCCCTGATCGATACAACTGCCTGGAAAATGCCAAAAGTTCCATTGGCAGAACCTCCGTTCAACGTTCCAGCAACAATCGACATGATCATCGGTGGAGAATGTTACCATGAGCTCCACACGGGCGTACGCCACTCGCTTGGTGATTATTTTCCGTTTTTGGTGGACACCCTCTTTGGCTGGACAGTTTCTGGCAAAGTGGATTCCAACTCCACCACCGCACCGCGAGCGTGCTTTCTCTCCACCGTTGATCAAACCCGAGAAACGATCCCTGGGGAGTTCCAGCCAATGGAAACCGCCGATGGGAGCCTGAGAATGGAAGCTGAACCCTCTACCATTCAAATCCACGATCAAGGATACGCTGCCCACCATTCTCGGTCCAAGGATCCACAAACCACCCTTGGAGATGACGAAGCGAATGCCACACATCGAAACTCCACCAGAGATACACACCACAAGATTCCTGGAAGTAACGGCCGATTCGGAATGGCGCACCGGAGCGATCTTGTTGAAGACTACAAACCACACTGCTATCTGCCAAATCACCCAGTGCTCAACGAAGCCAGCAAAACCACCAACGAACGCGTAGTATTCAACGCATCCTGTGGGCTCAACTCTGGGTACGCGCTCAAAGATACGCTGCTCGTCGGTTCCGTCGTACTACAAAATTCGCTGTCCGCCACTTATCTACGCGCCACCAAAACAAACGATGAAGGAGAAGACGCTGCCTGTGAATCCTGCTGCTACGTTGTCCCTTTGGCCTCTGTTACCGTTATGGAGTAG